One Methylocapsa sp. D3K7 DNA window includes the following coding sequences:
- a CDS encoding ABC transporter permease yields MGSVVIAEPRGEGFGAAQYARCFNGIVWREALRFWHQRERFVSALVRPLVWLFIFAAGFRSVLGVSIIPPYDTYVLYDVYITPGLIAMIELFSGMQSSLSMVYDREMGNMRSLLVSPFPRWFLLTSKLVAGTAVSIVQVYAFLAVAYFWEIEPPSPWGYLTVLPALILAGLMLGALGMLLSSLIKQLENFAGVMNFVIFPMFFASSALYPLWRVKEGSPWLAFFCELNPFTHAVELIRFAFYEQINVLALGVVLGAGAVFLTAAIVAYDPSRSMLKGREGS; encoded by the coding sequence ATGGGATCAGTCGTGATCGCGGAGCCGCGAGGCGAGGGCTTCGGCGCCGCTCAATATGCGCGCTGTTTCAACGGCATCGTATGGCGCGAGGCGCTGCGGTTTTGGCACCAGAGGGAGCGGTTTGTTTCCGCGCTGGTGCGGCCGCTCGTTTGGCTGTTCATCTTCGCTGCGGGATTTCGCTCGGTGCTCGGTGTGTCGATCATTCCGCCCTACGACACTTATGTGCTTTACGATGTTTATATCACGCCAGGGCTCATTGCGATGATTGAGCTTTTCAGCGGTATGCAATCCTCTCTCTCGATGGTCTATGACCGGGAGATGGGCAATATGCGCAGTCTGCTCGTAAGTCCGTTCCCGCGCTGGTTTCTGCTGACATCCAAGCTTGTGGCGGGTACCGCCGTATCCATTGTCCAGGTCTATGCGTTTCTTGCCGTTGCCTATTTCTGGGAGATCGAGCCGCCGTCGCCCTGGGGCTATCTGACCGTGCTGCCCGCGCTTATCCTTGCGGGCCTCATGCTGGGGGCTCTGGGTATGTTGCTCTCTTCGCTCATCAAGCAATTGGAGAATTTTGCGGGGGTCATGAATTTCGTCATTTTCCCGATGTTTTTCGCCTCTTCCGCGCTCTACCCCTTGTGGCGGGTCAAGGAGGGCAGCCCGTGGCTCGCCTTCTTTTGTGAACTCAATCCGTTCACCCATGCCGTCGAGCTGATCCGCTTTGCCTTTTACGAGCAGATCAATGTTCTGGCCTTGGGGGTGGTGCTTGGCGCGGGAGCTGTCTTTCTCACCGCTGCGATCGTTGCTTATGATCCCTCGCGCAGCATGCTCAAGGGGCGCGAGGGATCATAG
- a CDS encoding ABC transporter ATP-binding protein: MSLGLPDPEAASGDTNGEISAALEVASVSHSYGKRKALDNVSFRVRPASFCVLLGLNGAGKTTLFSLVTRLYAAQRGTLRIFGFDVNHAPGEALRRLGVVFQARTLDLDLTLQQNLSYHAALHGMPARETQRRAEEVLGQIGLLGRANDKARTLSGGQIRRVEIARALLHRPRMLLLDEPTVGLDVKARADILKHVRSLVAGTNIGVLWATHLIDEIEPPDDAILLHEGKILDRGKASEIAARAGVQDIGAAFKKLTGIEGEGTSWDQS; this comes from the coding sequence ATGAGCCTTGGCCTGCCGGATCCGGAAGCCGCGAGCGGCGACACAAATGGCGAAATCTCCGCCGCATTGGAGGTCGCAAGCGTGAGCCATAGCTATGGTAAGCGCAAGGCACTCGACAATGTTTCCTTTCGTGTGAGGCCTGCCAGTTTTTGCGTCCTGCTCGGCCTCAACGGCGCGGGCAAAACCACGCTGTTTAGTCTTGTCACCCGCCTTTACGCGGCTCAGCGGGGCACGCTGCGAATCTTCGGGTTCGATGTGAACCACGCGCCTGGCGAAGCCCTGCGCAGGCTTGGCGTCGTGTTCCAGGCTCGGACGCTCGATCTCGATCTGACGCTCCAGCAAAATCTGTCCTATCACGCGGCACTGCACGGAATGCCAGCGCGGGAAACGCAGCGACGTGCCGAGGAGGTTCTCGGCCAAATTGGGCTGTTAGGCCGCGCGAACGATAAGGCGCGTACACTTTCTGGCGGTCAGATACGGCGGGTCGAGATTGCTCGCGCGTTGTTGCATCGCCCACGCATGCTCTTGCTTGACGAGCCGACGGTCGGATTGGATGTCAAGGCCCGCGCGGATATTCTCAAGCATGTCCGGAGCCTTGTCGCGGGGACAAACATTGGGGTGCTTTGGGCGACCCATCTGATTGATGAGATCGAGCCACCGGATGATGCTATTTTGCTACACGAAGGCAAGATTCTCGATCGCGGCAAAGCCTCGGAGATCGCCGCCCGCGCGGGTGTACAGGACATTGGCGCCGCCTTCAAAAAGCTGACCGGGATCGAAGGCGAGGGGACATCATGGGATCAGTCGTGA
- a CDS encoding YVTN family beta-propeller repeat protein, producing MKFSTHSGLAVVAASLFALAVMTAPAVAFTAYVSNEKGNSISIIDTNKLEVTKTVPVGHRPRGIALNKDGSELYICAGDDDLIQILDTKTLSIIGTLQSGPDPELLILSPDGKLLYISNENDNMVTAIDVATRKPVVEIPVGVEPEGMALSPDGKVLVNTSETTNMAHLIDTQTRKIFANVLVDARPRAAQYTPNGAELWVTSEVGGTVSVIDAASPKVKQKISFEVAGLSKEAIQPVGLRFTPDGKLAFVALGPANRVAVIDTATKKVEKYLLVGQRVWQMAFTPDAKYLLTTNGVSNDVSVIDVGSLKVLKSIAVGAFPWGVAVANE from the coding sequence ATGAAGTTTTCAACACATTCAGGGCTCGCCGTCGTTGCCGCCTCTCTCTTCGCGCTGGCGGTGATGACAGCTCCAGCCGTTGCATTCACGGCTTATGTTTCCAATGAAAAGGGAAATTCGATCTCCATCATCGATACCAATAAATTGGAGGTCACCAAGACCGTGCCGGTGGGTCATCGCCCGCGCGGGATTGCTCTGAACAAGGATGGCAGCGAGCTTTACATCTGCGCGGGCGATGATGATCTCATTCAGATTCTCGACACCAAGACGCTCTCGATCATTGGAACATTGCAGTCGGGGCCTGACCCTGAGCTATTGATCTTGAGCCCCGATGGCAAGCTCCTCTATATCTCGAACGAAAACGACAATATGGTCACAGCGATCGATGTTGCAACACGCAAGCCGGTGGTTGAAATTCCGGTTGGTGTTGAACCGGAGGGAATGGCGCTGAGCCCAGATGGCAAGGTGCTCGTCAACACGTCGGAAACGACGAATATGGCGCATTTGATCGATACGCAAACACGCAAAATATTCGCCAATGTCCTTGTTGACGCGAGGCCGCGCGCCGCCCAATACACACCAAACGGTGCGGAGTTATGGGTTACTTCCGAGGTCGGCGGCACGGTCAGCGTGATCGATGCGGCCAGTCCAAAGGTCAAACAGAAAATCAGTTTCGAAGTCGCGGGGCTCTCGAAAGAAGCGATCCAACCGGTAGGATTGCGATTTACGCCCGATGGCAAACTTGCATTCGTGGCGCTTGGTCCGGCCAACCGGGTTGCCGTCATCGACACCGCGACAAAAAAAGTGGAGAAATATCTGCTCGTTGGACAGCGCGTTTGGCAAATGGCATTCACCCCGGATGCCAAATATCTTTTGACCACCAATGGCGTTTCAAACGATGTTTCGGTGATCGACGTGGGGAGCCTCAAAGTGCTGAAATCGATCGCCGTCGGAGCCTTTCCCTGGGGCGTGGCGGTCGCCAACGAATGA
- a CDS encoding ABC transporter substrate-binding protein, protein MTVGLIVLAAFPLPASAADNIDIKAGFIRAPHTLETVSILDVPAADDGIAGAKLATEDNNTTGSFLGQTFSIEDVSLRPGDDPVAALNSLAAKGVFFVLADLPPEALLALAGAAKDKGVLIFNTSAPEDSLREDNCRANVFHVAPSYSMLADGLAQYLVWKQWKRWLLMKGSHPQDELFAEALRHSAKKFGAKIVEERVYEDTGGGRRSDSGSVQTQRLVPVATQNAPAYDVLVAADESEVFANYLPFRTWDARPVAGSAGLKPVSWDGTHEQWGAIQLQNRFMKLASRRMNARDNNAWVAMRMIGEAASRTGSNDPKVIRDYLTGPEFAIAAFKGQKQTLRHWNQQLRQPILLGDGRMIISISPQEGFLHQTSELDTLGFDQPETKCKLQ, encoded by the coding sequence ATGACCGTGGGCTTGATCGTGCTCGCGGCGTTTCCGCTTCCGGCGTCTGCGGCCGACAACATCGACATCAAGGCGGGGTTCATTCGCGCGCCGCACACGCTGGAGACCGTCTCGATCCTTGACGTTCCGGCCGCCGACGATGGTATCGCCGGTGCGAAGCTTGCCACCGAGGACAACAACACAACTGGAAGTTTTCTCGGCCAGACGTTCAGTATCGAGGATGTCTCCTTGCGGCCGGGCGATGACCCGGTGGCGGCACTCAATAGCCTTGCCGCGAAAGGCGTCTTCTTTGTTCTTGCCGACCTCCCGCCGGAGGCGCTTCTCGCGCTGGCCGGAGCGGCGAAGGATAAGGGAGTCCTGATTTTCAATACCAGCGCTCCCGAGGATTCGCTGCGTGAGGACAATTGCCGCGCCAATGTCTTTCACGTTGCGCCAAGCTACTCCATGCTCGCCGATGGGCTTGCGCAATATCTGGTGTGGAAGCAATGGAAGCGCTGGCTGCTGATGAAAGGCTCTCACCCGCAAGATGAGCTCTTTGCCGAAGCACTCCGGCATTCGGCGAAAAAATTCGGTGCCAAGATCGTCGAGGAGCGAGTCTATGAGGATACAGGGGGTGGGCGCCGCTCCGATTCGGGAAGCGTGCAGACGCAAAGGCTTGTTCCGGTGGCGACACAAAACGCACCGGCCTATGATGTCCTCGTCGCCGCCGATGAAAGCGAGGTCTTCGCGAATTATCTTCCGTTCCGAACATGGGACGCGCGCCCGGTTGCGGGTTCGGCCGGCTTAAAACCCGTGAGTTGGGATGGGACTCATGAGCAATGGGGGGCGATCCAATTGCAAAACCGCTTTATGAAGCTGGCTTCGCGGCGCATGAACGCGCGCGACAACAATGCCTGGGTGGCGATGCGGATGATCGGCGAGGCGGCCTCGCGCACGGGCTCGAACGATCCCAAAGTCATTCGCGATTATCTGACCGGGCCGGAGTTCGCCATTGCCGCCTTCAAGGGTCAAAAACAAACTTTGCGCCACTGGAACCAGCAATTACGCCAGCCCATTCTGCTTGGCGATGGACGCATGATTATCTCGATTTCGCCGCAAGAAGGATTTCTCCATCAAACTTCTGAACTCGATACCCTCGGCTTCGATCAGCCCGAAACGAAATGTAAATTGCAATGA
- a CDS encoding uroporphyrinogen-III synthase yields the protein MLILLTRSLEESKRTAASLAREGHEAVLSPVLEMVPTGGIWPAGVIDGVIATSARAFELFSAAEDWPLPEARRLLPLFLVGERTREVARERSFEGPALIAPDAKTLAANIDALGKVPACFVYLAGRDRKPDLEESLTGAGHRIEPVEVYAAQPAESLSDAALDLAAAAKIGAVLHYSRRSTEIFLRLARKAALDLKRLNHVCISHDAAAPLLDAKIHEVLIAKTPDEQAMFSIVNTLAGLSELSLGQDKKLGQDKE from the coding sequence ATGCTGATTCTCCTCACTCGCTCCCTTGAGGAATCCAAGCGGACAGCCGCGAGCCTAGCGCGCGAAGGACATGAGGCGGTGTTGTCGCCCGTTCTGGAGATGGTGCCCACCGGAGGGATATGGCCGGCAGGCGTCATCGACGGTGTCATCGCGACGAGCGCGCGGGCATTTGAATTGTTCTCCGCGGCAGAGGATTGGCCGTTGCCCGAGGCGCGCCGCCTGCTGCCGTTGTTCCTGGTCGGCGAACGAACGCGGGAAGTCGCCCGCGAGCGGAGCTTTGAAGGCCCGGCGCTGATCGCTCCAGACGCCAAGACCCTCGCCGCGAATATTGACGCCCTTGGCAAGGTTCCTGCCTGTTTCGTCTATCTCGCGGGACGCGATCGCAAGCCCGATCTCGAGGAGAGCCTTACCGGAGCAGGACACCGCATCGAGCCAGTCGAAGTCTATGCGGCGCAACCCGCCGAGTCCTTGAGTGATGCCGCCCTGGACCTTGCAGCGGCAGCAAAAATCGGGGCAGTCTTGCATTATTCCCGGCGCAGCACGGAAATTTTCCTTCGCCTTGCGCGGAAAGCGGCTCTCGACCTCAAGCGGCTGAATCATGTATGCATCTCGCATGACGCGGCGGCGCCGCTTTTAGATGCCAAAATTCATGAAGTGCTCATTGCCAAAACCCCGGACGAGCAGGCGATGTTCTCTATCGTCAACACCTTGGCTGGCCTTTCCGAACTCTCGCTTGGGCAAGATAAAAAACTTGGGCAAGACAAGGAATAA
- a CDS encoding pilus assembly protein N-terminal domain-containing protein yields MASRAPRSCLTQFPAVPVAARSFNWLALIAVTICCHATPLRAMEDILVVTIDQARIVKVPPATETLIVGNAAIADLTLLKQGAAIVVTGKGFGETNFIALDGAGGPLAQSLIRVVSGKNAFLVQRGLDRQSYSCAPQCLPTAKLGDDIKYFGDVSGQVKDHNAQATGLQ; encoded by the coding sequence ATGGCTTCACGCGCTCCTCGTTCCTGCTTGACTCAATTTCCCGCCGTTCCGGTCGCGGCCCGATCGTTCAACTGGCTCGCTCTGATCGCCGTTACCATCTGCTGCCATGCAACTCCCCTGCGGGCCATGGAAGACATCTTGGTCGTGACGATCGATCAGGCGCGCATCGTGAAGGTTCCTCCCGCAACTGAGACGCTGATTGTCGGGAACGCGGCGATCGCCGACTTGACGCTCTTGAAGCAGGGCGCCGCGATCGTTGTGACCGGCAAGGGTTTTGGCGAAACCAATTTCATCGCGCTTGATGGCGCGGGGGGGCCATTGGCGCAATCGCTGATCCGTGTCGTCAGCGGCAAGAATGCCTTTCTTGTGCAGCGCGGGCTGGACCGCCAATCCTATTCTTGCGCGCCGCAATGCCTGCCCACAGCCAAACTCGGGGACGATATCAAATATTTTGGCGATGTTTCGGGGCAGGTGAAGGATCACAACGCGCAAGCGACCGGCCTACAATAG
- a CDS encoding phosphatidylserine decarboxylase produces the protein MSMIDSIRKQMTPIHPEGYIFVAGFAIATLILGSFFGPLGWIGTIATGWCAYFFRDPVRYTPLDDALVVSPADGVVSSVGYFTPPPELGLSTEPMQRISVFMSVFDCHVNRAPIAGRVTKIAYKPGLFLNADLDKASENNERNGLVIEAEGGRFGVVQIAGFVARRIVCFARQGEAVGAGDRIGLIRFGSRVDVYMPGTARPLVTIGSKAIAGETALAELRSNGPRRNFKSG, from the coding sequence ATGTCGATGATCGATTCGATCCGCAAGCAAATGACGCCCATTCACCCGGAGGGCTATATTTTTGTGGCGGGTTTTGCCATTGCCACCCTCATCCTCGGTTCGTTCTTCGGACCCTTGGGCTGGATCGGCACGATCGCGACCGGCTGGTGCGCTTATTTTTTTCGCGATCCTGTCCGGTACACGCCGCTTGACGACGCGCTTGTGGTGTCGCCGGCCGATGGCGTCGTTTCCTCCGTCGGTTATTTCACGCCGCCGCCGGAGCTTGGCCTCAGCACGGAACCGATGCAGCGGATTTCCGTTTTCATGTCGGTCTTTGATTGCCACGTGAACCGGGCTCCGATTGCCGGACGGGTGACCAAGATAGCCTATAAGCCCGGCCTGTTTCTCAATGCGGACCTCGATAAGGCGAGCGAAAACAACGAGCGAAATGGACTCGTCATTGAGGCGGAAGGTGGCCGGTTCGGTGTCGTCCAAATCGCCGGTTTTGTGGCGCGGCGGATCGTTTGTTTTGCCCGTCAGGGCGAAGCCGTTGGCGCGGGCGACCGGATTGGTCTGATCCGTTTTGGCTCGCGGGTGGACGTTTACATGCCGGGTACGGCGAGACCCTTGGTGACGATCGGCTCGAAGGCGATCGCCGGCGAAACGGCCCTCGCCGAATTGCGCTCAAATGGACCCCGCCGGAATTTTAAATCCGGCTGA
- a CDS encoding YidB family protein: MGLFDGILGGVIGVEGATLLNKFIENQGGLQNIVSQFEKNGFGETMKSWISLGPNSPITTDQIRQALGSEKVKELATKLGLPADKLAEFLAQHLPEAVDTATPDGKLPS; the protein is encoded by the coding sequence ATGGGTCTGTTCGACGGAATTCTGGGCGGCGTCATTGGCGTGGAAGGAGCTACACTCCTTAACAAGTTCATCGAAAACCAAGGCGGCTTGCAAAACATCGTCAGTCAATTCGAGAAGAATGGTTTTGGCGAGACCATGAAGTCTTGGATTTCGTTGGGTCCGAATTCTCCAATCACGACGGACCAGATACGTCAGGCGCTTGGCTCCGAAAAGGTGAAGGAGCTCGCGACCAAGCTGGGCCTTCCTGCCGACAAACTCGCCGAATTTCTGGCTCAACATTTGCCGGAAGCCGTCGACACGGCGACGCCCGACGGCAAACTCCCGTCATAA
- a CDS encoding ABC transporter ATP-binding protein/permease: MLRKLWPYIWPTGRRDLIIRIYVSLALLLAAKIVTIAVPYSFKWATDSLTGAGRPPLLDVIAGPLAFTLLYGGLRIAMALLTQIRDATFADVAMHAVRRLARDVFAHLHSLSLRFHLERKTGGLTRVLERGRNSIETIVRTTMLTAVPTVVEFVLILAVFLYQFDWRYAAVVSLMILAYMGFTAAATNWRIAIRRAMNESDTDANTKAIDSLLNFETVKYFTAEEREKARYDKSIARYERMSVKTYTSLAWLNAGQAVIFTCGLTAAMAMSIAGIKSGANTVGDFVLINAMMVQLYQPLNFMGVVYREIRQATIDIELMFAILGQHPEIDDRPGAKPLAVRHGTLSFDNVSFHYDPRRAILEDVSFDVPAGKTVAIVGHSGAGKSTLSRLIFRFYEPSSGRITIDGEDISRVTQASLRAAIGMVPQDTVLFNDTIAYNIRYGRFDASDAEVREAARLARIDHFIEQTPGGYEAQVGERGLKLSGGEKQRVAIARTILKAPPILVLDEATSALDSFTEREIQDALDLVAKGRTTLVIAHRLSTIVNADEIIVLDKGKIVERGAHAALLAQNGLYAAMWKRQNEVRQAEETLRRAAIEEGGRLSIKIETEASTEETADSDEEASLDEDPMDPMMPAGL, encoded by the coding sequence ATGCTTCGCAAGCTCTGGCCCTACATTTGGCCAACCGGGCGGCGCGACTTGATCATTCGTATCTACGTATCTCTGGCTTTGCTGCTTGCCGCGAAGATTGTCACGATCGCGGTTCCCTACTCGTTCAAATGGGCGACCGACTCGTTGACCGGCGCGGGGCGCCCGCCCCTCTTGGACGTGATCGCGGGCCCGCTGGCATTCACCCTTTTGTATGGAGGCCTGCGCATCGCAATGGCGCTCCTGACGCAAATTCGTGACGCGACTTTTGCCGATGTCGCGATGCACGCGGTACGCCGCCTGGCGCGCGATGTGTTTGCACATTTGCATTCCCTCTCGCTGCGCTTCCACCTGGAGCGCAAAACCGGTGGTCTGACTCGCGTCCTTGAACGCGGCCGCAATTCGATCGAGACAATCGTCCGCACGACGATGCTGACAGCGGTTCCGACCGTCGTCGAATTTGTTCTGATCTTGGCGGTCTTTCTTTATCAATTCGATTGGCGCTATGCCGCCGTCGTGTCCTTGATGATCCTTGCCTACATGGGTTTCACCGCCGCCGCGACCAATTGGCGGATCGCCATTAGGCGCGCGATGAATGAGAGCGACACCGATGCCAATACCAAGGCGATCGATAGCCTGCTCAATTTTGAAACCGTGAAATATTTCACCGCCGAGGAACGGGAGAAAGCGCGCTACGACAAATCCATCGCCCGCTATGAGCGGATGAGCGTCAAAACCTACACGTCGCTTGCGTGGCTCAACGCGGGACAGGCGGTTATTTTTACGTGCGGGTTGACGGCGGCGATGGCGATGAGCATCGCCGGGATCAAAAGTGGTGCCAATACGGTCGGAGATTTCGTCCTCATCAATGCGATGATGGTGCAGCTCTATCAGCCGCTGAATTTCATGGGTGTCGTCTATCGGGAAATCAGGCAGGCGACGATCGACATCGAGCTGATGTTTGCCATTCTCGGCCAGCATCCAGAGATCGACGACCGGCCAGGGGCGAAGCCGCTTGCCGTGAGGCATGGCACCCTTTCGTTCGATAATGTGTCGTTCCATTACGACCCACGCCGGGCGATCCTGGAGGATGTGAGCTTTGATGTGCCGGCCGGCAAGACCGTCGCGATTGTTGGCCATTCCGGCGCCGGGAAATCGACGCTTTCCAGGTTGATTTTCCGGTTCTACGAGCCTTCGTCGGGGCGCATCACCATCGATGGCGAGGATATTTCGAGGGTCACCCAAGCCTCGTTGCGCGCGGCGATTGGCATGGTGCCGCAAGATACGGTTCTTTTCAACGACACGATCGCCTACAATATCCGCTACGGCCGCTTCGATGCGAGCGACGCCGAGGTGCGGGAGGCGGCACGGCTGGCACGCATCGATCATTTCATCGAGCAGACTCCCGGCGGTTATGAGGCGCAAGTCGGCGAACGCGGATTGAAACTATCCGGCGGCGAGAAGCAGCGCGTCGCCATCGCCAGGACGATTTTAAAGGCGCCCCCCATTCTCGTTCTCGACGAGGCGACCTCGGCGCTCGACTCTTTCACCGAACGCGAAATTCAGGACGCGCTCGATCTCGTCGCCAAGGGCAGGACGACACTCGTGATTGCGCACAGGTTGTCGACGATCGTCAATGCCGACGAAATCATTGTGCTGGATAAGGGGAAAATCGTCGAGCGCGGCGCCCACGCCGCGCTTCTTGCGCAAAACGGATTATATGCGGCGATGTGGAAGCGCCAGAACGAAGTCCGACAAGCCGAGGAAACCTTGCGCCGAGCGGCGATCGAGGAAGGCGGCAGGCTCAGCATCAAGATCGAGACGGAAGCATCGACGGAAGAGACCGCCGACTCGGATGAGGAGGCTTCCCTGGACGAAGACCCCATGGACCCCATGATGCCCGCCGGACTATAA
- a CDS encoding TIGR00730 family Rossman fold protein, with the protein MSSKQIVAETRSRLVRNICVYCGAAQGADPLYEAAARKFGQTLAQNGVGLVYGGGATGLMSAIASSVLANGGQVTGVIPDFLVNREGIQPEIQECVVVGDMHERKRQMFERADAFVALPGGIGTLEELAEQLTWVQLERHTKPVVIADIGGFWQPLLQLFAHMRERRFIQSPFEVRYLVAEKIEDILPMIETAAAKAALLGLRKETVDPRF; encoded by the coding sequence ATGTCATCAAAACAGATCGTCGCGGAGACCAGGTCCCGCCTGGTTCGTAATATTTGTGTCTATTGTGGCGCCGCCCAAGGTGCCGATCCTCTTTATGAAGCGGCAGCGCGAAAATTTGGCCAGACCTTAGCACAAAATGGTGTTGGCCTCGTCTATGGCGGCGGTGCCACCGGTCTCATGAGCGCCATTGCCAGTTCGGTTCTTGCCAACGGCGGCCAGGTCACGGGTGTCATTCCGGATTTCTTGGTGAATAGGGAGGGTATCCAGCCGGAAATTCAGGAATGCGTTGTCGTTGGCGACATGCATGAGCGCAAGCGTCAGATGTTTGAGCGAGCCGACGCTTTCGTCGCGCTTCCGGGCGGGATTGGCACCTTGGAAGAACTTGCCGAACAATTGACCTGGGTCCAGCTTGAGCGTCACACGAAGCCGGTGGTGATTGCCGACATCGGGGGTTTCTGGCAACCGTTGCTGCAGCTTTTCGCCCATATGCGCGAGCGGCGTTTTATTCAATCACCGTTCGAGGTTCGCTATCTTGTTGCCGAAAAGATCGAGGATATTCTGCCGATGATCGAGACCGCGGCGGCAAAGGCCGCGCTTCTCGGCCTGCGCAAGGAGACCGTCGATCCACGCTTTTAG
- a CDS encoding energy transducer TonB: MTSGPEIPDVILKADPAERLVQPRQRAAERFALIVAVCVVIHALLVGSLFLSDFYRADEPAHPEEIPIELVAQMPPEPPPEQKTQPVTKPLPPPKPDLMTPPPVKAKPPPEKVQLDDVQVAHDAPVSGNDDKTHKGEPDQETKAPRVAPPPKLAIPEPAQDKPEQEKAATKSDEKPAAPAAPAEPQKLADDKPDAEALEKAQPEPPAKPQPKPKQQPASKTLPGQGQKTVAQQLAALAPAPSYSFGSSAKSAPIGGGREKASYESLLMGLINRQLHLPAEVRARHLISIGQIGLFVDEMGNLTHQALYRASGDPVLDTAYLTAVRRAAPFPAPPRGLPHGFILQYSNQN; this comes from the coding sequence GTGACGTCTGGTCCCGAAATCCCCGATGTCATCCTCAAGGCAGACCCGGCCGAGCGCCTAGTGCAGCCGCGGCAACGGGCAGCGGAGAGGTTTGCTCTAATAGTCGCGGTGTGTGTGGTGATCCACGCGTTGCTGGTGGGCTCCCTTTTTCTCTCGGATTTCTACAGGGCCGACGAGCCTGCACACCCAGAAGAGATTCCGATTGAACTTGTCGCCCAGATGCCGCCGGAACCGCCGCCGGAACAAAAGACCCAGCCGGTTACGAAACCCCTACCGCCGCCAAAGCCCGATCTTATGACTCCGCCTCCCGTCAAGGCAAAGCCGCCGCCGGAAAAAGTGCAGCTCGACGACGTCCAAGTCGCGCATGACGCGCCGGTGTCGGGCAATGACGACAAAACCCACAAGGGAGAACCCGACCAGGAAACAAAGGCGCCGCGCGTCGCGCCGCCACCCAAGCTCGCGATCCCCGAACCTGCGCAAGACAAGCCGGAACAGGAAAAAGCAGCCACCAAATCTGACGAAAAACCCGCTGCCCCGGCGGCGCCAGCGGAGCCGCAAAAGCTCGCCGATGACAAACCCGATGCGGAGGCGCTCGAGAAGGCGCAGCCAGAGCCACCCGCCAAACCGCAGCCAAAACCAAAACAGCAGCCAGCCAGCAAGACTTTACCCGGCCAGGGCCAGAAGACGGTTGCGCAGCAACTCGCCGCCTTGGCTCCGGCGCCGTCCTATTCCTTCGGGTCATCCGCCAAATCGGCGCCGATCGGCGGCGGCCGCGAAAAAGCGAGCTATGAATCCTTGCTGATGGGGCTCATCAACCGGCAACTGCATCTTCCGGCCGAGGTCCGCGCCCGCCATTTGATCAGCATCGGACAAATCGGCCTCTTCGTGGATGAAATGGGCAATCTGACCCATCAGGCCCTGTATCGCGCCAGCGGCGACCCGGTTCTCGATACAGCATATCTCACGGCGGTGCGCCGCGCGGCGCCGTTTCCGGCCCCCCCAAGGGGCCTCCCACATGGGTTCATCCTGCAGTACTCGAACCAGAATTAG